A genomic window from Terrisporobacter glycolicus ATCC 14880 = DSM 1288 includes:
- a CDS encoding FadR/GntR family transcriptional regulator, with product MFNSISNKKVYEEVIEQIQKNIIEGELKKGDRLPSERELSELMNISRTSIREALRVLESMGVVESVHGEGNFICSNTDKSLLQPLSMMFKLNNGKYKDIFELRKVLEVENARLAAIRATVMDCRELISIIEEMEEESTGSNRNEILVELDKRFHNKVASMSKNCLIESLFNTASMLFERFIEDARSEIIQNDMADKFLLSQHHAICNGIIKKDEKEALKAMEAHMKYVEENFDK from the coding sequence ATGTTTAATAGTATATCAAACAAAAAGGTTTACGAGGAAGTAATTGAACAAATACAAAAAAATATAATTGAGGGTGAATTAAAAAAAGGGGATAGACTACCATCAGAAAGAGAATTATCAGAGCTTATGAATATAAGCAGGACATCTATAAGAGAAGCATTAAGGGTATTAGAAAGTATGGGAGTAGTAGAAAGTGTTCATGGAGAAGGAAATTTTATTTGCTCGAATACTGATAAATCGTTACTACAACCTTTGTCTATGATGTTTAAATTAAATAATGGTAAGTATAAAGATATTTTTGAACTTAGAAAAGTTTTAGAAGTAGAAAACGCTAGACTTGCAGCTATTAGAGCAACTGTTATGGATTGTAGAGAATTGATTAGTATAATAGAAGAAATGGAAGAAGAAAGTACAGGTTCAAATAGAAATGAAATTTTAGTTGAGTTAGACAAAAGGTTTCATAATAAAGTAGCATCTATGAGCAAAAACTGTTTAATAGAAAGTTTATTTAATACAGCATCCATGTTATTTGAAAGATTTATTGAAGATGCCAGATCTGAAATTATCCAAAATGATATGGCTGATAAATTTTTATTAAGTCAGCACCATGCAATTTGCAATGGAATAATAAAAAAAGATGAAAAAGAAGCTTTAAAAGCCATGGAAGCCCATATGAAGTATGTTGAAGAAAATTTTGACAAATAA
- a CDS encoding L-lactate permease, translating to MMNEYALFLIALVPIVWLIVSLGVLKLPAYKTCLFTAFLSLLIAIIFWEMPIIDGVTASIEGVVIALWPILLVIVAALFTYNLACETKTMDVMKTMLSSITTDNRIQVLILAWGFGGFLEAVAGYGTAVAIPASILASIGFNPIFAAVICLISNTVPTAFGAIGIPVTTLATVTNLDVVQLSYITSLQLAGFIMLIPFLLVILTERSIKAVKGVFFITLVSGASFAIPQIFIAKYLGAELPALIGSICSMICTIIMAKFMNKNEEKSEDLATDDDTEVVAKKVSAKEGILAWLPYILLCTLILITSPLVPSLNSFVGQFSSNFHIYSGDSTSTTGFSWINTPGMMIIIATVIAGFIQKIKLSYMTKVFKNTVIQLKTSFITIMSIVAISKIMSHSGMTSSISFGLCAITGSFYPLISPLLGAIGTFVTGSDTSANILFGGLQVEAAKSLSIDPYWIAAANTAGATAGKMISPQSIAIATSATGLIGQEGKIFSSTVKYCLGYVIILGLIVYFGRFLPILGL from the coding sequence ATGATGAATGAATATGCTTTGTTTCTTATTGCTTTAGTTCCTATAGTTTGGCTAATAGTATCTTTAGGTGTACTAAAACTGCCAGCATATAAGACATGTTTGTTTACTGCGTTTCTAAGTTTACTAATTGCAATAATATTTTGGGAAATGCCTATTATTGATGGAGTAACAGCCTCAATAGAGGGGGTAGTCATTGCACTTTGGCCAATACTTTTGGTAATAGTTGCAGCCTTATTTACCTATAATCTTGCTTGTGAAACTAAAACAATGGATGTTATGAAAACTATGCTGTCTAGTATAACTACTGATAACAGAATTCAAGTTTTAATTTTAGCTTGGGGATTTGGAGGATTTCTTGAAGCTGTAGCTGGATATGGGACAGCTGTTGCCATACCAGCAAGTATCCTAGCATCTATTGGCTTTAATCCTATTTTTGCAGCAGTTATATGTTTAATATCTAATACTGTTCCTACTGCATTTGGTGCAATAGGAATACCAGTTACAACACTAGCAACAGTTACCAATCTGGATGTTGTTCAACTAAGTTATATCACATCACTACAACTTGCAGGTTTTATAATGCTAATTCCATTTTTATTAGTTATTTTAACAGAGAGAAGTATAAAAGCAGTAAAAGGTGTTTTTTTTATTACCTTAGTCTCTGGGGCATCCTTTGCCATTCCTCAAATTTTTATAGCAAAATATTTGGGCGCTGAATTGCCAGCACTTATAGGGAGCATTTGCTCCATGATATGTACAATTATTATGGCAAAATTTATGAATAAGAATGAAGAAAAATCAGAAGATTTAGCTACAGATGATGATACTGAAGTAGTAGCAAAGAAAGTATCAGCTAAAGAAGGAATTTTAGCTTGGCTGCCTTATATTCTTCTTTGTACATTAATTTTAATAACAAGTCCTTTAGTACCTAGTTTAAATTCATTTGTAGGACAATTTAGTAGTAATTTTCATATATACAGCGGGGATTCTACTTCTACAACAGGTTTTTCTTGGATAAATACACCTGGTATGATGATTATAATTGCAACAGTGATTGCAGGATTTATTCAAAAAATAAAATTATCATATATGACAAAAGTATTTAAAAATACAGTAATACAATTAAAAACATCATTTATTACTATAATGTCTATAGTTGCCATATCAAAGATTATGTCACATAGTGGTATGACTAGTTCAATATCATTTGGACTTTGTGCAATAACAGGAAGTTTTTATCCGTTAATTTCACCGCTTCTTGGAGCTATAGGAACATTTGTTACTGGTAGTGATACCTCAGCAAATATTTTGTTTGGAGGGCTACAAGTGGAAGCAGCTAAATCTTTATCAATAGATCCTTATTGGATTGCTGCAGCAAATACGGCTGGTGCTACAGCTGGGAAAATGATTTCACCACAAAGTATAGCAATTGCCACTTCTGCAACAGGATTAATTGGTCAAGAAGGAAAGATTTTTAGTTCCACAGTTAAGTATTGTTTAGGATATGTAATCATACTTGGTTTAATAGTATATTTTGGTAGGTTTTTACCTATACTTGGGCTTTAA
- the rd gene encoding rubredoxin, translating to MKKYICDICDYVYDPEIGDPDHGINPGTSFEDLPDNWECPLCGVGKDEFSETE from the coding sequence ATGAAAAAGTATATTTGTGATATTTGTGATTATGTTTATGATCCAGAAATAGGTGATCCTGATCATGGCATAAACCCAGGAACTTCATTTGAGGATTTGCCAGATAATTGGGAATGCCCTTTATGTGGTGTTGGTAAAGACGAGTTTTCTGAAACTGAATAA
- a CDS encoding AbrB/MazE/SpoVT family DNA-binding domain-containing protein yields the protein MEERELNISFSKSGSGSYTPRISLPATWIKEMGIDVEDREVLVSFENGEITIKKAK from the coding sequence ATGGAAGAAAGAGAGTTGAATATATCTTTTAGTAAATCCGGTAGTGGAAGTTATACTCCAAGAATTTCACTTCCAGCTACCTGGATAAAGGAAATGGGTATCGATGTTGAAGATAGAGAAGTACTTGTTTCTTTTGAAAATGGAGAGATAACAATTAAAAAAGCAAAATAA
- a CDS encoding nucleoside hydrolase, giving the protein MEKRKVIIDCDPGIDDCLAILLALNSKELEVVGLTICSGNVPADIGAKNASKALQISKRLDIPIYVGERSPLQRELVTAQDTHGEDGIGENFYEDVNKKILDGGVDFIIDTLKSNKKVSIIALGPMTNIAKALMKNKEVFNNLDEFVSMGGAFRIHGNCSPVAEFNYWVDPHAADYVYKNLPKKIHMVGLDVTRKIVLTPNIIEFINRLDKEKSKFISEITRFYIDFHWEQEHIIGCVINDPLAVAYFIDRNLCKGFDSYVEVVHDGVAIGQSIVDSFNFYKNNSNAYVLTEVDEKAFMKMFLKRIFKGYENEIDTIQGVI; this is encoded by the coding sequence ATGGAAAAAAGAAAAGTAATAATTGATTGTGATCCAGGTATAGATGACTGCCTGGCAATACTTCTAGCTTTAAATTCCAAAGAGTTGGAAGTTGTAGGACTTACAATCTGTAGCGGTAATGTACCGGCAGATATTGGAGCAAAAAATGCTTCAAAAGCACTTCAAATATCAAAAAGGCTTGATATACCAATTTATGTGGGAGAAAGATCCCCATTACAAAGAGAACTTGTAACAGCGCAAGATACTCATGGAGAAGATGGTATAGGAGAGAATTTCTATGAAGATGTAAACAAGAAAATATTAGACGGAGGAGTAGACTTTATTATTGATACCTTAAAAAGCAATAAAAAAGTATCTATAATAGCTTTAGGGCCAATGACTAATATTGCAAAAGCTTTAATGAAGAATAAAGAAGTTTTCAATAACTTAGACGAATTTGTATCTATGGGTGGAGCCTTTAGGATACATGGAAACTGTTCACCAGTTGCAGAGTTTAATTATTGGGTAGATCCTCATGCAGCTGATTATGTTTATAAAAACTTACCTAAAAAAATTCATATGGTAGGCCTAGATGTAACTAGGAAAATAGTTTTAACACCAAATATTATTGAGTTTATAAATAGACTTGATAAGGAAAAATCAAAATTTATAAGTGAAATAACAAGATTTTATATAGATTTCCATTGGGAACAAGAGCACATAATAGGATGTGTAATTAATGATCCTCTTGCAGTGGCATATTTCATTGATAGAAATTTATGTAAGGGCTTTGATTCTTATGTAGAAGTAGTCCATGATGGAGTGGCTATAGGTCAATCTATAGTAGACTCATTTAACTTTTACAAAAATAATTCAAATGCTTATGTTTTAACAGAAGTAGATGAAAAAGCTTTTATGAAAATGTTCTTAAAAAGAATATTTAAAGGATATGAAAATGAAATAGATACGATTCAGGGGGTAATATAA
- a CDS encoding cupin domain-containing protein produces MSIDIGDDIGLEVHAEGDQFIRIEDGEALVQMGDTQYNLDFERKISAEYAILIPAGKWHNVINKGNRPLKLYAIYAPPEHPKNTVHLTKSDAEAAESSRN; encoded by the coding sequence ATGAGTATTGATATTGGTGATGATATAGGTCTTGAAGTTCATGCAGAAGGAGATCAATTTATAAGAATCGAAGATGGTGAAGCGCTTGTTCAAATGGGCGATACCCAATATAATCTTGATTTTGAAAGAAAAATCTCTGCTGAATATGCTATTCTTATACCAGCTGGCAAATGGCACAATGTTATAAATAAAGGAAATAGACCACTTAAACTATATGCTATTTATGCTCCACCTGAGCATCCCAAAAATACAGTACATCTAACTAAATCAGATGCAGAGGCTGCTGAATCTAGTAGAAATTAA
- a CDS encoding ECF transporter S component → MNKSMNTRNLTLMAMGISLNIIGALIALTLRLPIYLDSIGTILVACLLGPRFAVMTGVCGSLVSGMTFDPYSLYFAPVQISTGLLAGLMYDKGFLSGKKTPFGVFIFTLPTSIISAVIAAFLFEGVTSSGSSYIVQILSHFNVPLVISVFITQVCTDYADKFLAVVLVALGVAALPKSYKLSFKQKVNEQHG, encoded by the coding sequence ATGAATAAGAGTATGAATACAAGAAATTTAACTTTGATGGCAATGGGAATTTCTTTAAATATAATAGGAGCATTAATAGCATTAACATTAAGATTACCTATTTATTTAGACTCCATAGGCACAATATTAGTGGCTTGTTTATTAGGACCTAGATTTGCAGTTATGACTGGCGTATGTGGCAGTTTAGTAAGTGGAATGACATTTGATCCATATTCATTGTATTTTGCTCCAGTACAAATAAGTACAGGGCTTTTAGCAGGATTAATGTATGATAAAGGATTTTTGAGTGGGAAAAAAACACCATTTGGAGTATTTATATTTACTTTACCAACAAGTATTATAAGTGCAGTAATTGCAGCATTTTTATTTGAAGGAGTCACATCTTCTGGTTCTTCTTATATAGTACAAATATTAAGTCATTTTAACGTACCTTTGGTAATTAGCGTATTTATAACTCAAGTATGTACAGATTATGCAGATAAATTTTTAGCTGTAGTTTTAGTAGCTTTAGGTGTAGCAGCACTGCCTAAAAGTTATAAATTATCATTTAAGCAGAAGGTGAATGAACAACATGGATAG
- a CDS encoding radical SAM protein: MDRYSEVINKNQREIVLLKAFPCKWGKCSFCDYILDNSKDEEEINKLNFEVLENVTGKYKVLEVINSGSCFEIPKDTLFKIKEIIKEKKIERLFLESHWIYKNKIQQMRDFFEIPITFKIGVETFDNDFRNGYLNKNAKFETVEELKKYFDSPCIMVGIKGQTKEMIDKDMEIVQKYFEHATINVFINNSSKVKRDEKLVAWFSKKYKFLIDDPKIEILFNNTDFGVGD, translated from the coding sequence ATGGATAGATATAGTGAAGTAATAAATAAAAATCAACGTGAAATAGTGCTACTTAAAGCTTTTCCATGTAAATGGGGAAAATGTAGCTTTTGTGATTATATATTAGATAACTCTAAAGATGAAGAAGAGATAAATAAGCTTAATTTTGAAGTATTAGAAAATGTTACTGGTAAATACAAAGTATTGGAAGTAATAAATTCAGGTAGTTGCTTTGAAATTCCTAAGGATACTTTATTTAAAATAAAGGAAATAATCAAAGAAAAGAAAATTGAAAGATTATTTTTAGAAAGTCATTGGATATATAAAAATAAAATTCAGCAAATGAGAGATTTCTTTGAAATACCTATAACATTTAAGATAGGTGTGGAGACTTTTGACAATGACTTTAGAAATGGATATCTTAATAAAAATGCAAAATTTGAGACAGTCGAAGAGTTGAAAAAATATTTTGATTCTCCGTGTATTATGGTAGGAATAAAAGGTCAAACTAAAGAAATGATAGATAAAGATATGGAAATTGTACAAAAGTATTTTGAACATGCAACTATTAATGTTTTTATTAATAATTCTTCTAAAGTAAAAAGAGATGAAAAATTAGTTGCTTGGTTTAGTAAAAAATATAAGTTTTTAATAGATGATCCTAAGATAGAGATTTTATTTAACAATACGGATTTTGGAGTAGGAGATTAA
- a CDS encoding phage holin family protein, with protein MDLTFLNDYVVLVIVGICVCVGYVLKNSFPSLDNKYIPLIMAILGVVLNVWIVKIISPDVILGGMFSGLASTGLHQLFVTLINKEDK; from the coding sequence ATGGATTTAACTTTTTTAAATGATTATGTAGTGTTAGTTATAGTAGGTATATGTGTATGTGTTGGGTATGTATTAAAGAATAGTTTTCCTTCATTAGATAATAAGTATATACCTTTAATCATGGCTATTTTAGGCGTGGTACTTAATGTATGGATAGTTAAAATAATTAGTCCAGATGTAATACTAGGGGGTATGTTTAGCGGTCTTGCAAGTACAGGATTACATCAATTATTTGTTACATTAATCAATAAGGAGGATAAATAA
- a CDS encoding peptidoglycan recognition protein family protein, giving the protein MSYINNGVIKNGSKIGTAIVDSSGLLKKGWMIPYVSFTPSSVTIHETDMPNVSSEQIYKSLKNGNSDTSRKQASFQICVSATKIMQCVNLFRTCWHAGNRTGSSTSIGIEVVQYDDKTLQEKAYKNAAELVKIILAEIKTVKKVVQHNYWSGKNCPSKLRAKWKGYTWDWFTNLVYSKEKYVQLKNGDYNKKAIVITPTLNVRKSRPDKNGKLGKYDFKLKEGDIIEVGYVLNGWASIWVEGDMGYINTSSKYIKLV; this is encoded by the coding sequence ATGAGTTATATTAATAATGGAGTAATAAAGAATGGATCTAAAATAGGAACTGCTATTGTTGATAGTTCTGGTTTATTAAAAAAAGGATGGATGATACCTTATGTATCATTTACACCATCATCTGTTACAATACATGAGACAGATATGCCAAATGTGAGTTCAGAGCAAATATATAAATCATTAAAGAATGGCAATAGTGATACAAGTAGAAAACAAGCATCTTTTCAAATTTGTGTATCTGCAACAAAAATAATGCAGTGTGTAAACTTATTTAGAACTTGTTGGCATGCAGGGAATAGAACAGGAAGTTCAACTAGTATAGGTATAGAAGTTGTTCAATACGATGATAAAACATTACAAGAAAAAGCTTATAAGAATGCAGCTGAATTAGTAAAAATTATATTAGCAGAGATTAAAACAGTTAAAAAAGTTGTGCAACATAATTATTGGAGTGGGAAAAATTGTCCAAGTAAACTAAGAGCTAAATGGAAAGGTTATACTTGGGATTGGTTTACTAATTTAGTATATTCGAAAGAAAAATATGTACAGTTAAAAAATGGAGATTACAACAAGAAAGCAATAGTAATAACTCCTACACTTAATGTAAGGAAATCAAGACCAGATAAGAATGGAAAACTTGGTAAATACGACTTCAAATTAAAAGAAGGAGATATTATAGAAGTAGGATATGTTCTTAATGGCTGGGCTTCTATTTGGGTAGAAGGTGACATGGGATATATCAATACTAGTAGTAAGTATATAAAATTAGTATAA
- a CDS encoding DegV family protein translates to MEDKLGKKVGIGSIGPVIGLHVGTGSIGIAYYTK, encoded by the coding sequence TTGGAAGATAAGTTGGGAAAAAAGGTTGGAATTGGATCTATAGGACCAGTAATTGGTCTTCATGTAGGTACTGGGAGTATTGGTATTGCATATTATACTAAGTAG